A window from Variovorax sp. PBL-E5 encodes these proteins:
- a CDS encoding ABC transporter permease translates to MVNFILRSIRIPAGLVALAIALLAIGSDSFVDINNLDSLQATVGPLLILVAGMTLLFVIGNFDLSIGAVMGLAGIVAAIGMQAGLGVVVSCLLAMACGVGVGALNGLLVAVLGINPLIATLAMLAIVRGLIEWLVRGLGVAGFTSMPADFVALGNAKLLGLSAVVWTGLGLIAAADWGLSRWPPLRQLYFIGGNPASARLLGLPVRRATFAVFVLTGALAALAGLMATARVGMANRYLGVGAEMEVIIACLIGGAVLAGGRGSVLCAALGAFFMALLKNGFNLVEVAPQWQGVALGAILALVVVLDGLSALRRRRQGLAA, encoded by the coding sequence ATGGTCAATTTCATTCTTCGTTCGATCCGCATCCCCGCCGGCCTGGTCGCGCTCGCGATCGCGCTGCTGGCCATCGGCAGCGACAGCTTCGTCGACATCAACAACCTCGACTCGCTGCAGGCGACCGTCGGTCCGCTGCTGATCCTGGTCGCCGGCATGACGCTGCTCTTCGTCATCGGCAACTTCGACCTGTCGATCGGGGCGGTGATGGGGCTGGCCGGTATCGTTGCCGCGATCGGGATGCAGGCCGGGCTCGGCGTGGTCGTGTCCTGCCTGCTCGCGATGGCCTGCGGCGTCGGGGTGGGCGCGCTCAACGGCCTGCTCGTGGCGGTGCTGGGCATCAATCCGCTGATCGCGACGCTGGCGATGCTGGCCATCGTGCGCGGCCTCATCGAATGGCTGGTGCGCGGCCTGGGCGTCGCCGGCTTCACCTCGATGCCGGCCGATTTCGTCGCGCTCGGCAATGCCAAGCTGCTCGGGCTGTCTGCGGTGGTCTGGACCGGGCTGGGACTGATCGCGGCGGCCGACTGGGGCCTGAGCCGCTGGCCGCCGCTGCGCCAGCTCTATTTCATCGGCGGCAATCCCGCGTCGGCGCGGCTGCTCGGGCTGCCGGTGCGGCGTGCGACCTTCGCGGTCTTCGTGCTCACGGGCGCGCTGGCCGCATTGGCCGGCCTGATGGCGACCGCCCGCGTCGGCATGGCCAACCGCTACCTCGGCGTCGGCGCCGAGATGGAAGTGATCATCGCCTGCCTGATCGGCGGCGCGGTGCTGGCGGGCGGCCGGGGCTCGGTGCTGTGCGCGGCGCTGGGTGCATTTTTCATGGCGCTGTTGAAGAATGGCTTCAACCTCGTCGAGGTCGCGCCGCAGTGGCAGGGCGTGGCGCTGGGCGCCATCCTGGCGCTGGTGGTGGTGCTCGACGGGCTGAGCGCGCTGCGCCGGCGCAGGCAGGGCCTCGCGGCCTGA
- a CDS encoding ABC transporter permease, which yields MKQLAIDTLPAPARRQAFSPIDRQIVPIALMVVAATVLLGLAHPRFLEIGNLYGLLLDLSLQMLAISGFVYVMATGEIDLSVGAVYGFTGALAGFLMQQMGMPFAVAAALSLGCALLFGLINGLLTVKLRLNSLMLTIGTMVLIRGLSGVLNTVLVGQTFSSAFRALARAHVGGVHVVVIVALALLVVFTVLERRTAMFRRLYLAGESAATALLYGIRVDRIKIAAFAGSALAAGAAGLVAASRVTHADAQLGDGLEFTLVTAAVLGGASLSGGKGTLAGSFLGLAFLAVVVNGMVAFDVEPALQSLVVGVLLIVAVTLDRRLAARRR from the coding sequence ATGAAACAACTCGCCATCGATACGCTGCCGGCGCCCGCGCGGCGCCAGGCCTTCTCGCCCATCGACCGGCAGATCGTGCCGATCGCCCTCATGGTGGTGGCCGCGACCGTGCTGCTCGGGCTCGCGCATCCGCGCTTCCTGGAGATCGGCAACCTCTACGGGCTGCTGCTCGACCTGTCGCTGCAGATGCTCGCCATCAGCGGCTTCGTCTACGTGATGGCGACCGGCGAGATCGACCTGTCGGTGGGTGCCGTGTACGGATTCACCGGCGCGCTCGCGGGCTTCCTCATGCAGCAGATGGGCATGCCCTTTGCCGTCGCGGCCGCGCTGTCGCTCGGCTGCGCGTTGCTGTTCGGGTTGATCAACGGCTTGCTGACGGTGAAGCTGCGGCTGAACTCGCTGATGCTGACCATCGGCACCATGGTGCTGATCCGCGGGCTGAGCGGCGTGCTGAACACCGTGCTGGTGGGCCAGACCTTCTCGTCCGCGTTCCGCGCGCTGGCGCGGGCGCATGTGGGCGGCGTGCATGTCGTCGTCATCGTGGCGCTGGCGCTGCTGGTGGTCTTCACGGTGCTGGAGCGGCGCACCGCGATGTTCCGCCGCCTGTACCTGGCGGGCGAAAGCGCCGCGACCGCGCTGCTCTACGGCATCCGGGTCGATCGCATCAAGATCGCGGCCTTCGCCGGCAGCGCGCTGGCGGCCGGTGCGGCCGGGCTGGTCGCGGCCTCGCGCGTGACGCACGCCGATGCGCAGCTCGGCGACGGCCTCGAGTTCACGCTGGTCACCGCGGCCGTGCTCGGCGGCGCCAGCCTGTCCGGCGGCAAGGGCACGTTGGCCGGGTCCTTCCTCGGGCTCGCATTCCTGGCCGTGGTGGTCAACGGCATGGTGGCCTTCGATGTCGAGCCGGCGCTGCAGTCGCTGGTGGTCGGCGTGCTGCTGATCGTCGCGGTGACGCTGGACCGGCGTCTCGCGGCCCGCCGTCGCTGA